The genomic segment tTCATAAAAAAAGCAGGGAGTTTTCAACTATGTATTTTAATCAAGTATAAATGGTTCCAAGcattaaataatgtttaaaagacAAACTTTCTGGTTTAAACTGACTATTTCTGATTTTGAGCCAGGCACTCACTGAAGCCAAGAAGTTTTCttgattatttcttcttctgtttccTGTCTTCACTGTTCCTGAATTCCAAAAGCAAGTCATCCAGTAATTGATTACCAACCACATTAATACTCAGTTTTACCATCCTTTTGAAATAACTTTTACACCAGCTTACTACCAGTGGAACCTTCTCAGAAAAACTATTCTTCCCACTCAGCATTTCAAAATTAGTTTAAATGGGCCACTTTTCTACAGACAGCAAATTAAACCACTTAACTTACTGAAAGGGAGTGGAACGGTTTCAAAAAAATAGTTGAGAACATCTGAAAAGGCAACTGGGACAACCATGCACATAAATAAGGAACACACAATTCCATTTAAATTAGGAagacattttctttaatttatctaaACATTTCACATTCATGAAGTCAATTTCAGAGCAAATCTAAGCTCatcatattaaatttaaaaatattacagtatTTACAAACTTGctgatataaatacaaatattgtgCTGTTTTCTTTTCAATACCTGCCAATAAAAAAGGCAGATCAGTCTGGTCTCTCTGAAGATCCTCATTCCTTCCTTAACACAATGAGGAGCCCTAAGGGCCTCACCCTAAATGTTCCAGCCTCACAGCTTTAGACCCTCAACATTCTTCTTCAGGTTCAGCAGCTCCTTTTCCTGCCTTCTTTTCTCcagtttgaaggctaatttgttAGCTTTCTTCTCTACTCTCCGTTCCTGGACAAGAATACATTCATGTTATTCAAATCTTCAAACTGATTCAGACCAACTTTACAAAAGAAAATTCACATGACCTCCCTCCCTACCACCAGCTCTCTGTAAATCTCACGTCTGAGCAAAGTCCTTTACCTTCCGCTCTTCCTTTATAGCTTGCTTTCTTGCTCTTTTATcttctttgctttcatttttagaGCGTGGCTGGGTTGACACCTTGGGCAGATCACTGTCATTAATCATCTGCATTCGTTCAATTTGCTTTGCTGTGAATCCTTTCTGAGGTAAGACATTGAGAGGTATTCCTGTCTTAGAAGATATTCGGATTTGTTTGGgctgaaataaagataaaatggctTAGGGTTATTTCCCATTCCTATTAAAAAAATAGCTCACTTATGACACACTGTTGTTGCTTTTCCTAATGGTGTGGGGAGCCACTAGAGATAAAGCTGATGTGAGAAAATAATTAGTACACTTCCTTTTCTGCATTGCGTATTTCGAACAGCTCAGGACATTAGCACTTACCTTTGGTTCATACTTAATAAGCTGTGGATGGTTGTATAAATTTGAGTAtgtacctaaaaataaaaaaagtcacaTATTAATAAGTAGACTTTCAGTTCACCAAAACAttactgagtacttactataTTCCCAGCTTTAGTGTTTTCATAGTTTAAACTAACACTGGAGTCTCTCttataaatgttttcatatttcttataacaaatatttatttccccAATTATTTTCACAAAGTATATACTTTTTCAAAAGGCTGATGTACTTAATACTTAAATAGTAAAATGGACACTACGATACTTACTACAAATGGATTCACAATCCCACTTCTCCTTGACTTCTTCAAGAACGACAGTGACAATTTCCTCCTCTTCAGACCCATCAAGTTCATTCATGGGCAAGTCTTGATCCTCGAAGGGTTCAAGAGTACTCAGTTTTACACAACTTGtggttaagttttaaaaaatgaagataggaagagaaaaaagaacaccACCCATGTTACTGTATGTTACTCAACCTGCACGTAAAGAGCTAGGAAAcaacagcaatttttaaaaacccacacacTCAGGTGTCCTGCTTCTCATTTCCTGTCACAATTAGCTTTGTCTCTCTGCCTCTCGCTTCCAGCAGGTTCTGGCTGTTCATTCTGCTGACAGGAAGGAAAAACCTATCTGTGTCTTTGCAAGGATATAACACATTGCACATAAAAGAGCTTTTCTAaaacataatctttttttaaagcctcaaaAAACATTAGCCCATCTGTCCCTCCGAAGGATTCAAATAATTCACTCCAAGTATGCAGCTCTTACCCTGCTGCAAGATCTGCGTGATAGTGATCATCAAACATCAGACCTCTCTAGTAGATGTAAACACCTCATTAGTTTCTCAGAGAAATCATTTAATGTGGGTGCTGATTCACCAAACATTTGGCTGGAAAGTTCTACTAATCCGGCTGGAAAGATACACTCTTGTCTTTAAGCCATAAATACCTACTCCTCAGACGCCTGGCATTTCAGGAAGATAAAGAATGCATACACGAAGTCAAATAATTCTTTAGCCAAAGAGGCTACAGGCACcatctcattctcattctcaagTGGAACGTGACCTTGTACACTTCCCACTCTCACCCTCAGTTATTGATCATTACTCTTGGACAAATTACAGAGAACGTGGTTCTCAGTATGTTCCCATCCACTGTTATGTTCAGTTTCAGAACTCTTAATATGAAAATGGGAGCCAAAGGTTATGGAAAATGTACCATCTTAATTTGGATTCTGACGAGGTGATTTTCAATTCACGCGCACAATcactttatttgaaaatgaaaaaagcaggtaaaaaacaaggaaaagtcACCATACTTCTCTGCCTTCTCTTTATAGTAGTCATTCAAAACTTCCTCTAAGCGACTGCTGTCTACTTGAATGCAACCTTCCAATTCAGCATTATCCAGAGCTCCaatttcatcatcatcatattgCTCATAAAACTTGAATATAAAGAGAGAAGAtaccatgaaaataaaatgtattcagtAAGAATACAGCACTTAAAGGTTATCCTACACAACATAAGCACCACCATGATCACAACTACATTGAAAATATTATCAGGACTCAGTAGCGTAACAATATGATGTGGAAGAGGTTCTACCCAGCACTTTTAAAACTGTATGTCGGTTGCCATTTAACATGACAATGAAGACAGTTACTCCATTGAGCTTGGAGAGCAAAATGCTAGGCAGAAATCTTTACTCAGAATATTTTACAGATACTTTCAAATTCATTCATTATGCAAACTaatgtacatttctttttttcagacgTTTACTGTATTATTCAATGATGTTCACACTACCAGGCTTTGTAAGAGTAAGCAGGGTGATGTAACTCTTGAAACAAGGTTATTCATGCTAACAGTTTGCTTATTTCTTTGAGAGAAGAGGGAAACTAGTACTTAGTGAAATGCAGCAAAGTTAGAACCTTTGTCTTAggaagcctccctccctccctccctccctccctccctccctccctccctccctcccccctccccctccccctcccccctccccctccctcccctccctccctccctccctccctccctccctccctccctcccttcctttactGAACAGTTCAAAGTTTAAACTCCACATGCCAGATACCACTTTAGGCCTTGGAATGTATCAGCgaacaaaaacatacacacaaaaatgggggaaaatggcATTTCCTTTATGCTTAGTCCAATGCTTAATCTCAGGAACTGTGACTGAAGAGGTCTGGAATCAAAATGTCACCAGTCTAAGAGCAAAATCAGGAGGTTTGATAAGCCATCTTTTGACCTATCTGCATTCTTTCCAGAAGTAAAATTAGGGTGGTTTTATGGTCTGTTTCAATAAAAGTTAGTGGTGTTTCTCATGCTAAAAGTTCTAGCTTTAGGTTCCAATGTCATATATAATTTACTAAGAACTAGTATTAAAAGACCCTTGATTGGGACCTTACCTTCTCAAACCTTTCATCATGTAGGGTCAGCTGTTCATTTCTCCTCATAACTGAGGATGTCATAGAATACTCAGTAAAGCGACTTTTCGTTTCCTCTTCCCAGAACAAGTGATTTTCTAGAGCCCCCGGAATTTTCCCAGGGGTAGACACTTCCTCATCTGAGAATGAGCCTGCAGAGTCATAGTCATTGTCATCACTGCCTTCTTCCTTCTCATTGTCCACATCTGCCCACTCACTGCCATTTTCCGCCTCTGATTTCCTAAAGGCAGAGTCATAAATTAACTGTCAAAACAACTTGATAAACAACAGAACCCGATGCCTTTACACAGTAAAATCTGAGGGTGTTTCAGGAAGGATTATTGTTTAGGGAGAACGGCTGTGCTGCTTGACCAGTCGGGTCTGGCACGGTTGTAAAAGTAATGAACTAGCAATCAGGCAACTTGGACTTTAGCCCCACCTACTGATGGCTTGTATCTCACATTGTCTGCTGAAACACAGATTTCTCAGACTCAAGTCCTGAAGGTCTCTTTCAGCTGTAGTTCTATGGTTGTTATCCTATTAAAGCAGCAGCAGTCAGGTCATCCTGCTTTGAAACAAACCAAACATACCGCACATccattccctcttcctcttctgttGGCTTATTGGCCTGAAGAATAAAATCATCTTCAAGCAGATTAGCTGGATCATCAAAGTCAAAATCATCATCAAGGGCTGCAACAATGTCAGGATCAAAATCCAGCCGAGGCcctagatgaaaaataaaaattaataactccCAAGAAAGCATCATTCCTTCATTTAACTAACATAATCTGAGTACCTATTATATGCCAGAGTATAAAAGAATGATTAAGAACTCTAAGTCAGTTAGTCTAGTGAGGGAAAGAGATGGATGactgcaaataaaaaaaaaaaagaggggggtgaAGGGGAAAACCCTTCCATTACAGATCTACAATATTAAACTGCCTAGTAAGCAAATTCAAAGCTTTGACCTGCAGGAAAAAACTGGACTTTACCTTGTCTTTTCAGACTGAGATTTTAGTAAATCCCAACCTGTTTCTTCAGCTAGGTAAACCACTACAGAGTTCAAGGAGAAGTTTCAAGTCCAAACCTGTAAACTGACATAGCTTCCAACACCCTCACATTATGGCTCCTGCTTGGTTCTCCAGCCTCAGTTCCTAGTAATCCTGACCCTTCACTCCAGGCATGCCAAGTGTGTGTAGTTTCCTCTATTCACGTTGTCCTGCTTTTGCTCAGTTGTCTGTATGGAATACCCCCTCTATCCCATCCCAGTCGCCTTCATCTGCTTAACTTAGCCCTAAGAAATCAACTTGGACATGCTTTCCCCTAGGAAAACTCCCCCAGGCTTGTTTGGTGCGTCATGATCTATCTATTTGTATTGTAATGGTAATTACCCATTTATTGTCTATCTTTCCCAATTTATGGTAAATTCCCTGTGGTCCAGGATTATGCTATTCTGGTTTAACCCAAGACCCTGTCAAATAGTGGCAACTCAAAAACCTgtagaatgaattaataaatgaatgctatATGGCAAGTCTACTCAATAAGGGTTGGGGGACTGTGTGAAAAAgtgaggggattaagaagtacaaattggtagctacagAATAGTCACGGAGTTGtgaaatacagcatagggaatacagtaaataatact from the Eptesicus fuscus isolate TK198812 chromosome 10, DD_ASM_mEF_20220401, whole genome shotgun sequence genome contains:
- the LTV1 gene encoding protein LTV1 homolog: MPHRKKKPFIEKKKAVSFHLVHRSQRDPLAADETAPQRVLLPAQKKNDEERRAEQRKYGVFFDDDYDYLQHLKEPSGPSELIPTSTVSVPNRRNENEETSVISTTGIKLPSSVFASEFEEDVGLLNKAAPVSGPRLDFDPDIVAALDDDFDFDDPANLLEDDFILQANKPTEEEEGMDVRKSEAENGSEWADVDNEKEEGSDDNDYDSAGSFSDEEVSTPGKIPGALENHLFWEEETKSRFTEYSMTSSVMRRNEQLTLHDERFEKFYEQYDDDEIGALDNAELEGCIQVDSSRLEEVLNDYYKEKAENCVKLSTLEPFEDQDLPMNELDGSEEEEIVTVVLEEVKEKWDCESICSTYSNLYNHPQLIKYEPKPKQIRISSKTGIPLNVLPQKGFTAKQIERMQMINDSDLPKVSTQPRSKNESKEDKRARKQAIKEERKERRVEKKANKLAFKLEKRRQEKELLNLKKNVEGLKL